A single Dermacentor variabilis isolate Ectoservices chromosome 9, ASM5094787v1, whole genome shotgun sequence DNA region contains:
- the LOC142592612 gene encoding uncharacterized protein LOC142592612 → MDLAKTLELALKLGLSKEEAMRLWDEKKEEAKRQREERAQARADAREAEEREARSAREAEEREARRARESEEQEKRRIEREKQFLLWKQAHIAGGYEGVMDDNQRSFADTESPRPARVCPRKLMAPFDDKRDDLDAYPQQFERIALGQDQAAGVVGSRAELVTPPEVPPRKGEQTPLGNEVVSGAPKSKAAMPVVVGQIGDHPVLVLRDSGANTPLVGRSLVKDEELTGQTSTLTLADSTVGYLPEARILVSTPYYTGQVVEKCVEQPIYDLIVGNITGARSVEDPDAEWRMLDVEEKPKEEKSTTTQASDGAVTFSSAVETRAQATGRAMQRLERKKEGKEKKSKDKKRPSKDKSKDKKNKSKDKKSKGKDSKEKKKKKGFYTWLSSKSSKSSKRTKEKGGGKRKSKKAKKGSSKERSSRSRSKEKAGKAKSSKEKVGKGSKEKADKGSKEKDNKDMQSKEKQQSKEKHNKDKHVNKGKHSKDKQSKESSKSSLALQEYAF, encoded by the coding sequence ATGGATTTGGCAAAAACGCTGGAACTGGCGCTCAAGCTAGggctaagcaaggaagaggcgatgcgtctttgggacgagaagaaagaagaagcaaagaggcagagagaggaaagggcgcaagcacgcgcagacgctcgcgaagcagaagagcgagaggctagaagtgctcgcgaggcagaagagcgagaggctagaagagctcgcgagtcagaagagcaggagaaaagaaggatagaacgtgagaagcagttccttttgtggaaacaggcgcatatcgCAGGAGGATATGAGGGGGTCATGGACGATAATCAGCGTTCTTTTGCAGATACCGAATCTCCTAGGCCGGCCAGGGTTTGTCCAAGAAAGTTAATGGCTCCTTTTGATGACAAAAGAGATGATTTGGACGCGTATCCGCAACAATTCGAGCGGATAGCTCTGGGGCAAGACCAAGCTGCAGGCGTTGTCGGCTCTCGGGCAGAACTTGTCACACCACCTGAAGTTCCACCGCGAAAAGGAGAACAAACTCCGCTGGGAAATGAGGTGGTGAGTGGAGCACCCAAGTCAAAAGCAGCAATGCCGGTGGTGGTTGGGCAAATAGGGGACCATCCTGTATTGGTGCTTAGAGACAGCGGAGCCAACACACCTTTGGTTGGGAGAAGCCTGGTGAAGGACGAGGAGCTTACAGGGCAAACGTCGACCCTCACTCTCGCAGATAGCACAGTAGggtaccttcctgaagccaggattCTAGTGTCCACGCCATATTATACTGGGCAGGTAGTGGAAAAATGCGTAGAGCAACCCATCTACGATCTCATCGTGGGAAACATTACGGGTGCAAGAAGTGTCGAGGACCCCGATGCCGAGTGGAGGATGCTCGACGTTGAAGAAAAACCAAAAGAGGAAAAGTCCACGACAACTCAGGCGAGTGATGGGGCAGTCACTTTCTCGTCGGCAGTGGAGACAAGAGCTCAAGCGACAGGCAGAGCAATGCAgcgtttggaaagaaagaaagagggtaaGGAGAagaagtccaaagacaagaagcgCCCGAGCAAAGACAAGTCAAaagacaagaagaacaagagcaaagacaagaaaagcaaaggcaaggatagtaaagagaagaagaaaaagaagggtttctATACTTGGCTAAGCAGCAAAAGTAGCAAGAGCAGCAAGAGAAccaaagagaaagggggaggcaAGCGCAAGTCCAAGAAGGCCAAGAAAGGCTCCTCTAAGGAACGCAGCTCGAGATCCAGAAGCAAGGAGAAGGCTGGCAAAGCTAAGTCCAGCAAGGAGAAGGTGGGCAAAGGAAGCAAGGAGAAGGCGGACAAAGGCAGCAAGGAGAAAGACAACAAGGATATGCAaagtaaagaaaagcaacaaagcaaggaGAAACACAACAAGGATAAGCACGTAAACAAAGGAAAGCATAGCAAGGACAAGCAGAGTAAGGAGTCCAGTAAGTCCAGTTTGGCCTTACAAGAATACGCATTTTAG